GTCTGACCATTCAGCTTATTGTGGTTTTGAGTTTTAAAAAGCCTAACGAACGCTGCACCTAATGCATGAACGAACTTAGCACTAAAGTAATACTCTGCACCGCGAATATCGTAAGCACGAAATAAGGATTGCTGGGCAGCAAAAGGGTGCGGCATTGCAGTACTCTCCTTATATCGTTACTTATGTATAGTCGATTTTAAATAAAACAGATACGCTATGTTTCGACGCAGAATCGGTATAACTTTTTTAATAAAATTGAAATTATTGGCGACCTGAATGCCCAAATCCACCCGCACCGCGGATGCTTTCATCGCTAAAATCCTTAACGATTTCAAACTCAGGTCGAGCAATAGGTACGACGATATATTGCGCCATGCGCTCCGCTGGACTCAGTACAAAGTCCTCTTCACTGCGATTCCAAATACTAACCATGAGCTCGCCTTGATAATCGGCATCGATAAGGCCCACCAAGTTGCCTAGTACAATACCGTGTTTATGACCTAAGCCTGAACGTGGCAAAATCATCCCCGCATAACTAGGGTCTTGGATATAAAC
This sequence is a window from Psychrobacter jeotgali. Protein-coding genes within it:
- the dut gene encoding dUTP diphosphatase translates to MQAVQVKVLNDKVMQDEAFTLPTRATDGSAGIDLRACIDEPLTIKAGSTHLIGTGLAVYIQDPSYAGMILPRSGLGHKHGIVLGNLVGLIDADYQGELMVSIWNRSEEDFVLSPAERMAQYIVVPIARPEFEIVKDFSDESIRGAGGFGHSGRQ